A window of Candidatus Anaeroferrophillus wilburensis genomic DNA:
GCGTATGGAGACAATCGGCAAAAAAGTTATCCTCCTTGAGCCAGAAAAGATCGACAATTGACTGCTCAACCTGCCGGGTCAGCCGGGACCATCCACCCTGTTTTTCCTCCGGGTCAAGGATGGCCAGGAAGACCAGGGAGGCCCGCCATAATGCCTGGATTTCAATGGGATATCCTTCTCTCGGGGTGCCTGCGGGGTGGTTGGTATCCATCCAGGTGAAATGTGCCGGACTGAAAATCAGTCCCGACTCGTGGTCCATTTTGACGCCGTTGGCGGTGCCGGTAATCAACGAGGTGCCGATGGAGAAGAGAATGTCACGAATCGTCCGGCCGCCGCAGCCGGTTGCCAGAAAATCCTCACTTCCTTCAGCCGCCACCAGTTCGGCACAGTCAACCAGAAACCACAAAGGGGCATCGGAGGTATCACGGTTGCCGGCATCATTGCCATGGATGGCATTGGGCAGTGTGCCCCGTTCTTCAAAACGACCGAATTGCTGGATGATCGCCTTTGCTTCACTGAGCTTGCCGGCGGCAATCAGGCCTCTGGCAACAATCAGCGAATCGCGACCCCAATCAAGAAACCAGGGGTAGCCGGCAACCACCGATTGCAGAGAGCCCCGTTTGACCAGGTAGTGCTCGATTGCCAGCGCCAACGCTGTATCAAGAGTATATTCAGTGATGGGCACCTGGTCAAGGAGGGTGGATGTGCTTTCCCGTAGGGCTGCCTGGAGGTTGCCTGGGGGATCGTCAGCAGCAAGTGCTTCAGCACTCAAGGTTGCCACCTGACCGCCGGTGAGCAGGGAGGAAAAATAACCCGGGCTGAAAAGGTCGGAATCGGGATCGAGACCACGCTCAGCCTCACGGGGATGGTAGACCATATAGTGCCACTCAGGCTGGCTTGTAAAGGCAGCATTGGCCATCCGGATGACCAGCCGGTGATCTGCTGTCGGTGAAAAGATAAAGCCGTCCGCTTGCGGTTCAACGGCCGCCGGCCAGTGGTGTTCGGCTCCCAGGAAGGCTTTGGTGGTTTCGTGAAAGCTGCGATCTTCAATGTCAGGCCGGAGAATCAGTTCAACCTGCTGATCGTCGGCCAGACGGCCGGCAATCCCCGCCGCCGGCAATCTTGCCCATTGCAGACGGACGGCATTGCGTCCAGGGAGCATCGTGAAGGTAATAGCAAAAGCCACATGCTCTCCCTGGCCGGTGGGGATCGTGTAATGCCACCTGCCGCCGGTGCGGTAGTCGAAGGAAAAGGAGTCGAGACAGTCACCGTTAATGGTCTGGGAATACCCTTGAAAAACCAGCCAGGCCCGGCAGCGGCTGAAGAGAATCTGTCGATCAACGGGAATCTCCCGGTTAAGGTTGGCGGCCAGCAGGGCGTCATAGCGACTGTTGAGGGTGTCCCAGAAAATATTGGTGCGCAGCATTCCTCCGCGGCCGTTGGTACTCAGCAGCAAAAGAGGGGTGTGCAGCAGCTCAGTCCGGCTGAAATGCCGTTTAACCAGCGCCTGCTCGATGGTTGTCAGGTAGCGCAGGGGGGCCTGCAGGTGCTCGGTGCCAGCTGGTGTGTAGAGTGACAGCGCTAGGGTTAATGACTGGTGTGCCGCCGGTGTCCGGCGGGGGAGAAAGAGGGCAAAGAAGGTTCCACCTGCTGTCGGCAGGCTTTCCTCGCAACTCAACGTTTGCTGACCTTCGGTAAGCCTGGCCCGGAAAGGATGGGCAGCTTGAACAAGCAGGGAATGGTTGGGGGGAACCATCACCTCCCGGTGCAGGTCGCGGGGCCATTGCCAGACAGTTATCCGTGGTTCCTGTCCTTTTCCCTGGCAGCTATTGCCATAGGCTTCCGGATCGGCGGCAAGCTGCCGGGCGGCCGTCAGAGCATCAAATGAGGCCAGGGCAGCATCCCCCCCCCGGTGAAAGGAAAAGATCTCCAGGGCTTTAGCCTGCAGGCATTGGCTGGCCACCAGAGGTGGCATCCCAAAAGGCTTGGCAAGCCGGTCATTGATCAAGCCAAGATCCTCTGGGTCGGGGGAAAGGCAGAGCACCTGTCCGGGCGCAAGAGTGCAGTGCTGTTGTCCGCCATCGGTGTTGACCACCACCGTTGCGCCGGTGAGCAGATCTACATAGGTGGAGGTGTCCCTAGGTAAAGGGGGTGTCTGCCACAATGCCGTAACCTGCTGTCCCTCCTCCAGGTTGACGACTACCAGGAGGAACTTGCCCGATGGCTGATGCCGGCGGTGAAGTACCAGGCAGTTTCCTTCACCTTCCTGGATGAGGGTAAGTTCAGTCAGCTGGTAAAAAGCGGGATGGGTCATGAGAATGGCGTTCAACTGCCGGATATGGTCAACCTGGTTTTTTTCAGCCCCCCAGTTCAGGGAGCCGGCATCATGAACGTTGATTTTCTCGGTGGCGTACCATTCAACCCCGTTGGCAAAGGCAAAGGCCCCGTTGGGGGCGCAGAGGGCGCAGAGGGCGGTCCGCATCCTGGCATAGGTGGTGGAGCGGTCTGCCAGCCGGTTGTTATCATGGGTTTCAGCAAAGTGAACCATTATTCCCCGGCTGCAGGAGGTGCCCAGCGCACCTGGCAGGTAGGTGGAAATCTGGCTGCGGTCATAATTTTGGAATAATTCGGAATAGGCCCAGTTGAAATTGGCGCTGTCGAGCAGTGCTTCGGTGACCTCCATCTTGCCACCCAAACCTTCAAGAAGGAAGATGGTTTTCGGGTATTGCTCCCGGACTTTGGCGATCAAGTATTTCCAGGCGGCGTGAGGAATCATGTAGCCGGCATCACAGCGGAAGCCGTCAACCCCCCGCTGACACCAGGTAAGAAAGACATTGGCCATATATTGCCAGAGTTCCTGGTGACGATAATCAAGCTTGGTCAGATCTTCCCAGTTAACCCCCCAGGCACCTGGAACTTCAATACGTCCTTTTGCATCCCTGACCAACCATTCAGGATGGGTTTCATGGAGGTTGGCGGCCCAACCGGTATGGTTGGGAGCAATATCGATGAACAAGCTGGCCTGGCGGGCATGAATGGCATCCACTAGTTCGCCGAACTGCTCCAAAGGGGTGGCGTGCGGGTCAAAGACCGCCAATGCCGGGTCGATGGCGGTGAAGCTGAGGGCTGCATAAGGGCTGCCAAAACGACCCATGCGGGCGTACGTGGTTGGTGTCGGATGAATCGGCAGCAGCTGAATAACCCGACAGCCCAGTTCACCGATGATAAAATCAAGTTCCCCGATCAGATCCCGGAAGGTCCCCGATGGCGGGATGACTGTGTAGCCGGTTTGATCAAGAGCATCAA
This region includes:
- a CDS encoding glycogen debranching enzyme N-terminal domain-containing protein, which codes for MSSIDYPHDIQQTPAPGVRLLQFQGDTLTFALTLTTPQSGTCWLRTNLGQARTTRREVIRQVEKQEPPLGRDWFDLPMEQLDDRHFSLTVPLLEVGHAAGKCFFLPEGESTPVWPAGDNTIINIEPAASCGANIIYNTFVRQFGPNKTGRNIPTGSEEICIDALDQTGYTVIPPSGTFRDLIGELDFIIGELGCRVIQLLPIHPTPTTYARMGRFGSPYAALSFTAIDPALAVFDPHATPLEQFGELVDAIHARQASLFIDIAPNHTGWAANLHETHPEWLVRDAKGRIEVPGAWGVNWEDLTKLDYRHQELWQYMANVFLTWCQRGVDGFRCDAGYMIPHAAWKYLIAKVREQYPKTIFLLEGLGGKMEVTEALLDSANFNWAYSELFQNYDRSQISTYLPGALGTSCSRGIMVHFAETHDNNRLADRSTTYARMRTALCALCAPNGAFAFANGVEWYATEKINVHDAGSLNWGAEKNQVDHIRQLNAILMTHPAFYQLTELTLIQEGEGNCLVLHRRHQPSGKFLLVVVNLEEGQQVTALWQTPPLPRDTSTYVDLLTGATVVVNTDGGQQHCTLAPGQVLCLSPDPEDLGLINDRLAKPFGMPPLVASQCLQAKALEIFSFHRGGDAALASFDALTAARQLAADPEAYGNSCQGKGQEPRITVWQWPRDLHREVMVPPNHSLLVQAAHPFRARLTEGQQTLSCEESLPTAGGTFFALFLPRRTPAAHQSLTLALSLYTPAGTEHLQAPLRYLTTIEQALVKRHFSRTELLHTPLLLLSTNGRGGMLRTNIFWDTLNSRYDALLAANLNREIPVDRQILFSRCRAWLVFQGYSQTINGDCLDSFSFDYRTGGRWHYTIPTGQGEHVAFAITFTMLPGRNAVRLQWARLPAAGIAGRLADDQQVELILRPDIEDRSFHETTKAFLGAEHHWPAAVEPQADGFIFSPTADHRLVIRMANAAFTSQPEWHYMVYHPREAERGLDPDSDLFSPGYFSSLLTGGQVATLSAEALAADDPPGNLQAALRESTSTLLDQVPITEYTLDTALALAIEHYLVKRGSLQSVVAGYPWFLDWGRDSLIVARGLIAAGKLSEAKAIIQQFGRFEERGTLPNAIHGNDAGNRDTSDAPLWFLVDCAELVAAEGSEDFLATGCGGRTIRDILFSIGTSLITGTANGVKMDHESGLIFSPAHFTWMDTNHPAGTPREGYPIEIQALWRASLVFLAILDPEEKQGGWSRLTRQVEQSIVDLFWLKEDNFFADCLHTPPGNPARKAEADDALRPNQLLTITLGAVSNPEICQKILAACAELLVPGAIRSLADRPVRRPLAIIHRDQLLNNPQHPYQGEYSGDEDSCRKPAYHNGTAWTWLFPNFCEAWAMTYGRQGWETASSWMASSTLLFNRGCIGQLPEITDGNAPHRQRGCDAQAWGVSELLRVFQRLQEDRQ